Within Topomyia yanbarensis strain Yona2022 chromosome 2, ASM3024719v1, whole genome shotgun sequence, the genomic segment ATAATTtccgtattaatacaacaaacgataaatctaatcTCAATTCTCAGCAGCCGGCTGCCTAGAGCAataattacatgataacgcctcagagagttgcatagatcgtatcatttATCATGGTGAATCCTGATCTATGTAGCTATTGATCCcatcctaggggcagatcactctaagaatgtataacaaatttgcatcaaattagaaaaaatgcatttaatttccatttttgcagcAGCTTGGCAcaccctcgcagaaaagtttgtttaacaaacgtcctacgctgatccactttgttcgacgttttgttaaatgtagggctagtttttctgtagggttttgacgtcttacacgcaacgcaaaccacattgcaggtaacgcaaaaacattgcacgcaacgcaaaatacattatgaatttctattttgatggaaagaaatgcattcaatttcgctgatttttaaaaatgcatcacaagtgatctgcccctagatccCATCCCACTAACCAAAATTCTTTCCCATGACAACCGCAGaaatgcagaggtatacacggtctctatAACAACGGTTGTCAcactaacattcccttccttccccgatgactgtaagaacGTGGCCAGCGCCGTTATTCACACCTCAAAAATTAGAaccctcgaaacgtgcacattgaggatggaaagctactcccaggctccattcgttgattctctgtgcaattttgcttgttctggtcaatcacggagtagcaactacgaattgtatggtcatcatgctcatgctcatgctcattgttgataaaactccgaaatcaCCCCATTTCCTGAAATCGTCTAAGTCATTTGAATTGAATGCAGCGCGGTTTTCGGAATCAAAGAGGTTTTTGGTACGGTTTTAACGAAATTGGaggaaacacaatttgttccgaaacgCCATATGGTGGGCAGATaatcccaaccaatagcacacaaacatgctccataacaaattcttactatgtataaatttttacggcaatcggttaagccgtttgggagtccataaatcatatacatacaaacattgccttatatatatatatatatatatatatatatatatatatatatatatatatatatatatatatatatatatatatatatatatatatatatatatatatatatatatatatatatatatatatatatatatatatatatatatatatatatatatatatatatatatatatatatatatatatatatatatatatatatatatatatatatatatatatatatatatatatatatatatatatatatatatatatatatatatatatatatatatatatatatatatatatatatatatatatatatatatatatactagctaatacccatcgcgcgttgctgcgacgtccaacgaaataggagtaaaacacaatttgttccgaagcgccatctagcGGGCAGAAAATCCtctaccaatagcacacaaacacgctccataacgaatgcctactatgtataaatttttacggcaatcggttaagccgtttgggagtctataaatcatatacatacaaacattgacttttgtATATATACTAGctgatacccatcgcgcgttgctgcgactttcaatgtaataggaggaaaacacaatttgttccgtagcgccatctggcgggtagataatccccaaccaatagcacacaaacatgctccataacaaatgcctactatgtataaattttgacggtaatcggttaagccgtttgggagtccataaatcatatacatacaaacattgccttatatatatatatatatatatatatatatatatatatatatatatatatatatatatatatatatatatatatatatatatatatatatatatatatatatatatatatatatatatatatatatatatatatgtatatatatatatatatatatatatatatatatatatatatatatatatatatatatatatatatatatatatatatatatatatatatatatatatatatatatatatatatatatatatatatatatatatatatatatatatatatatatatatatggggaAATAACTAATTAAGTACTACTTTTGGCACTGCGTCGTATTGAAGAtttagtgcttgcccctcgtGTGCATCCCTTTTTGCAAGGATAAATTTGGTTATTCGGgcatccagttttttccagttatttttcaaagagaggttccagtttttttgaaaataacgtTAGCAACGctgcctatgacacgtgtgagtgcgactttcgtttacatttatagtaaaaaactcgcaacatagtcaactgatcatcgtaatatttgagagattaatacagaatagatagaagcatcaattgtcttctttgaatttttttatacgattcataagtttcaagatatttaatctcaaactttaaaaatagtttttcttgaaatgtgcaaaatggcgcttgtcatatgATAGCACAACGAGTTAACGATTACGGCAGATAAGCTGAATCGTAAATTGGAGCGAATAacatgaaaatatttcaccgcaaTGTGAAAGGATATTAACACGCGGCACCATATTGCGACCACAGGTCTCACAGACAGAAATAGATTCTAGTTGATTTCTTTTTTTAAGTATTGTCAAATCATAAAGACCCACGGCTCGGACAAGCTAACGCTACTGTTTCAAAGAAACTAATTTACATGGCTCAGTACAAGAAAAGCCCAACTCCAAATTGCTAAGATTGCTAAGAAACCCGAGCATTAGGTTATCAATACTCTGTACTTGCCTTCCATTCGGTTGCTCTATAACATATCATAACTATTTGTACATATTACGTGTAATCATTCGGTGCCTTCCAACGCAATTAATATATCGTGGAGTTGAAATAACGAAATATGTCTAAATTGGGGTgcgcgtagcgtagttggtaaatcgattgccttgtacgcagcgcatctgggttcgaatcccgaccccgcacatagggttagaaatatttcataagagattttttaaacccgaagaggcgaatgaccatatGGTTTAAACCTCTACAATCGATATAAAAAAAAgtctaaatactgttgcaataaacgGTCAAATGCGCAGATAAGCAGATTAGCTTTCTAGGCAATACCCCCACGATCGGCTATTTGGAGTTCAAATTatctttgtttagaaaacaggtTACTCTCgatagccggctgcccagagttaaaaaaaaactcaaaaactaaacaagatcatttcTTTCTCGAGTGACCGTGTACGCGAAGACTCAGTAAATAACAAGATAACAAACTATGCATTACAAGTCGCATCACTTGCTTAGAGCGAATAAGGTTTACCCTTCTAAACATCCAATTCCGCGACATGGAAGTCTGACGAGTCGTTATTCTTTCGTTTAATagtggggttttcgattgattgacaccggtgtagtggagtgcactgaaactgcaccgtttttgcatagacactcatagtaatagaccagcgaagatacttttatcgagccaaacgaactgtcaaaatccggagccaaacgagcatgacatcattcaatgcaaacaagcagaacaagtattgcgattttagttaaaaaaaatatattttgttattcacagtaggcttcacttttcgtgttcgtattagtatttcacaatgctatttagaaagatatttattgtgttcagtataactacacaaaaagcattttacttatgctctttttcatcaactttgtgtttctgaagaaattgaatttgtttctttcttttctcaatttcttgttgctcagtaccaaacatataacttctcttttgattcatatattgaaccacttgaaaaattattttgataaaaacagatgatcgaatacagtcgagcacgttcgagcttgcacatttttgggtgatgccagtttaacatgcttgtttttctagttgccagttttgcgatttttatatccgcgagtctattactatgagtgtttatagtctattactatgagtgtctatagtgtaatccactacaccggtgtcaatcaatcgaaaatcccattggtcactgcacagtgacgtcatgcattaaatgtgacaggtggtggtcctgttgattacattttgaacttagagattattcgtattctcaaaatgaagcatttaaaatatattgggaatcatgtTTTTAGAAGTAGAGCGCCTTACAATTAAATTGTGCTATTCCCTACTGTGCGAAAATGTAAATGAAAGATCTAATAAGTGAGctaattatttgtttatcaattacttctagtgttctctgaatCGGTAAGTAGTTTTGCGGTTAAATTTCTTGGTAATTAATTATTAGCActaagcttatttcaatggaattcaaatttattaagtccaaactgtaaacaaaaggaccagcacttgtcaaatttgtgaggttaAGGCATTTCATACAATGGTCAATAGGTAAAGCATCAACACTAGCCGTCAACCCTATCcttccctgtcaaaaaaaaaatgcggacgaacatggtcaggcgatttaaaaagtttgacgtttgactcaactcgcctgtgctaattgcccctaggaacaaatgcaatttgcgaatgcgatttaaaggcaatttcaatacttagacaaattttctggcggctgaaatggacttggttgtttttttgcgtttttcaaacatggcggttcatgtttggcttaagtttaaatttttttttaaagaattggCGCGTttccgcttgtattttgtttgtttagtgcacttaatttagccaacgaatgtggaaacttgtggaatcgtgtgtaagtatagtggaacaagatctctgagtctaaatgaaagtcagattgtgtcagttttggtgtgcaatacgaatttcaccatcgattcttcctatagtctggtggtgattacctagtgtaccgataaatttatgtgagtagatagtgaatccgaaaataattattatttttaattttcatataaggcagttaagggcgattaaatggcgcgttccctgggcgatttaagggcgggtagagcggcaaaaaatgacggcggcaaatcgcccaaatgttgcatataaaatagcccCCTATATGCCAGCAAATTGCAGGGCAATtcgcgcatccgagttggcaaatagccccccgctagccagcaacttgccctttttgactgggcaattagggggctatttcaaatgcaaaatttgggcgatttgccaccatttttttgccgcccaacccgcctttaaatcgcccccaaattgccaacggaacgcgccatttaattgcctaatatgaaaattaaaaataattcttattttcggatttattatctactcacatatacttaccagtatactaggtaatcaccaccaaattataggaagaatcaatggtgaaattggtattgcactccaaaacttaccacaatctgacgttcattaagactctaggtcagagatcttgttccactatactttacacacgatttcacaatttcccacattctttggctaaattaagtgcactagacaaacaaattacaagggagaacacaccaattgttcaaaaaacaattttaagcttaagccaaacgtgaaccgccatgtttgaaaaacgcgaaaaacaaccaaatccatttcagccgccaggaAATTTgcctaagtattgaaattgcctttaaatcgcattcgcaaattgcatttgttccgaggggcaattagcacaggcgagttgagtcaaacgtcaaactttttatcgCCTGaccaccctctaagaacggttggtttcaaaatcgtccaatgaaggacgttcgttggaccaatttggacaacgtccaaataaccgttcaacgaacgtccatcgttggacccgtgttgaacgattttgaaacaattttttggacgtctcagtgggcatGTTCGTCCGCTCTTTTTTGACAGggtgttcgtccgcatttttttgacagggaaaCTGCAGCGTTACACGGTAAAAATCATCACGTTGATATAAAGtgatttgctgttgaatttgcacTACTTGCAAAACAGTTCAAAACGAAGTGTAAGTAAGAcctatttgacgtctaggacaccaacacagttgcaatgtgtatagacaacatacatataacgctatgttttcaattcgccatctgatttaacctcatttggcaaaaaaactacccgatttaacctcaatctcgcactaacacaactccACATAGATTAGTCAATGGGGGCCTTCGTATCGAATCACAATCGAATCAACAGTAAATCACTTAAAATTGCATTACCTTGCACACCGCTTTGGATGTGCCAGACCTTAAATTTTGATTGTTTACCATATTGATATTAACGATCCATCACatcaagtttaaattttttactcTTGAATTGTCTATTGTTTAAATATGCGCTATAttgaatttaaattatttttagttaacTTATTTCAATATAAATAAACCTGTAAACGTTGTGATCCTCAATTTGAATATATTGAGAGCCCGGTGCGTACGGTTCATTCATGAAACGTCCCGCCCAGATTCTCCAGTTCGCGACCTGAAACCAACAGAATTGCATTTTTAATTTGACCacgcaaaatgttaaaaatactcACATTCTATACCAACATAAATACTAAAACTATCAGTTTGAAGCGTAGGGCTTCTGCTTAAACAACTTTTGCTCCAAGTGTTCATCTTTTATGTGCTTGAGTTATTTTGACATTTGTGAGCAAAGGCTGGAACATTAAATTCTAATAGATATGGACAGTAGTGCTAATGCAACAGATACAAATTTTAGTTTCAAGGTAATTTCtattgaataattttcaaagataTATCACTTTTGTACGAATCGTAAATCACTAGAAAATCAATACTAAATCACTTCATTTCGTAGTGACGCATGGAAACTGATTCAAGTGCTTGAACATTTGGATTAGacgggacaattttttaccgtgtacGCATGTTTGAAGTTTGGACAAACTGGTcagtacacgcagaaaaaaaattagtaaaaataaacaaatgttgGTTTTAAAcaacaattttcccgtttgatatagtgacaaacaaagattcaggtttgattcaatcaatactgttggttgaaattaccaactaattcgtttgttggcttttcagtagtttcaacaaatatttcgtttgaaacaacaaaatcatgttAGGTTGAACCGAACAAACAACTTTGAaggaacaaaaacaaatcttttgtatcaaccaaaggagagaacaactcaaatttagttgaaattaaacaaagattctgttggtttttaacaaagggatcagttagatctaacaaattttattttgattcaacaatatttctatttaaaatgtaaacagaagtatttgttgaactaaaccaaatacatgcttttgaaaaacgcccatttcagtttgaaacagtcattcgccacgttttagattcaacaaaacgttttgttgattcaaaaaggccCGATTCTTCTGCGTGTGCACTGTTTGGCAAATCGACAAATAATCGCCTTGACAAACACGAATAAAAAGTTTGACAAATTGTGTTTGATCAAATCAGtcccctgctaggcagccattttgtcctagccaacatctgcctttgttaaaatcaaaacaacccaatgctattgcacgggcgacgTGGGCCTAGATGCAGCTAGGCCCATCATATCATTTAACtgcgggcccatattattggctcgaatcaaaactcgtcgaaatgtcaattgacgataggttcatccggagtgttcatttgtgtttaccttttgctagcgttgccaattttattttgtgtccagcacccaatgtggctacgccacatcgcttttgcgcgtgctgtccgacttcgctaccgctcagtcggacttaaactagggatagcccctatgtttgagtaagccgggcaaacgagtggatcacaggttcgcttgcttccgacggcgggtcggtggccacctcgcccgggcctcggttatgcggctaagccacatcgaaatggtaccccttaaacattctaacttgaatcggttgtttcaccggagccggaatacgaattagatccaGCCAGCATTTCGGCTGAGTtaaaactgggaagtttagtaaaatttaatctggaaataaaatttttttggcaacgctccagcaccccgttgatttcaccacctgggcgccaggttgacgatatgaaatgaactttgtttactttcgacaagttttgattcgagccaacaacatccagcccaaAACTACTTACCAattcagagaacactagaagtaattgataaacaaataattagttCACTTATTAGATCTTTCATATACATATTCGCACAGTAGGGAATAGCACAATTTAATTGTAAGGCGCTCTAGagaacatttctcgacaaacatatgattacggcctaaaagccaactgtcaaaatccactttgaatggaaattccagacaaaccgttactagtcgaacacagttcacaacagtttatgaaagagaaatcttttctctttcgtttactaccaacatctgtgattggcgtgtaacggtttgtccggaatttctattcaaagtggattttgacagttggcttttaggccgtaatcatacgtTTGTCGAGATTTATACTCCTAgaaacatgattcttaatatattttaaatgcttCATTTTGAGAATACGAATAATCTCTAATTTCACAATATAATCAACAGGACCACCACCTGTCACATTTTATGCATGACGTCACTGTGCAGTGACCAATAGCgaatgacaggagtgacactcTCCTGGATCAAATATTTGAAGAGCCAGTACACAGCAGTTCACATTTATTTCACGATAttgtttgtggcactaaaaactggattctaatcgcactgcgcacttaccactctttcattaaattcttctcatagactggttagttcgactaatctgtctatgaaagtaccatctctatcattggaaatacatgtgttttgacagctcgcagttttgagatcactcgcactttgaaagtgcggagtccaggttggtgggaagtgcgcaatatcaaatatttgacgttatgacaaacagtgtactggtagcttaaGGAGAAAAAAGCAAAGTAGTTTTGGTAACATTCGGTCGCGTAATCTGACCTGTTTCGAGATTTTGCTGCAGCCAATTTTTATATACAGGACAATTGCAGAGCTAGTGCTACGATAGAATTTATTGGTTAGTGCTACCGAATGTATCCTTCCTGACTGGGGTTCGAATATACGAGTGGAGACCAGCGTTTTACCCTCTCAACTGCTCGATCAGGTGTGAGGAGAGCGGTAGTGTAAACATGCAAGATCTCAGTGTGTGTATTTTGAAAGTCAGTTATCTCAATACAAATTGTGTATGCCTGTATGCCATATGTGCATCAGACGCATATGTAGGAACTTTCTTCAATTTCTGACTAAGCATTAACTTTACGCATACGCAAAAGAAGCCAGTATAAATGCCAATTTTTAGTCTGACATAAATGTCAGATTTTTGATATGTGCAGAAAGTTGAAAGTTTGTTTTGTGTAAATCATTTTAGCGTCCTGATCAAAATGAATCCCCAATTTCCATCGCATCAGCCTAATCTGTACAACATTGTTCCAACACAATTGTCACAACCTCTTCCGATACCACCCACTGAGGCACCGGTTGATGTTAGTCAGGCTAATTTAACTAAGGCCCAGCGTCGTATGTTAGGGGAGAGCGAAGCTGCTCGAGCAAAACGTTTGGCTAAGAATGCCGAACGCATGAGACAAAAAAGGGCTACAGAGACCTACGATGAGTACAAGATTCGATTGGCCAAAAATGCCGAAACCAACAGGCGGCGAAGACAAAATGAAACAGAAGCAGAGCGTGCCTTGCGTCATATGCGAAATGCCATGAGACAGAGACTGAGAAGAGCCATGGAGACACCTGAGCAAAAGGCAATTCGGAAAGCAAGACTGGCACAACGTATGCGAGAAATACGAGCAAACGAAACACCGGAGCAGCGTAAACTTCGTTTAGAAAAAGGTGCTGCCAGGGCAAGACATAAATTCTTGTCTGAAACATCTGACGAAAGAACAGAACGAAACCGAAAAAAAGCTGAATATGCACGTACGTTTCGTAACACAAAGCAACAGAATCAGCCGGATCAAATAGAAGACCTGGCGACAAAAAGTGCAACTCAAAGTAGTTCTGATATCAAGTCGGAGCAGGCTGCTACAAATTCTGTTAATCCGCTGCAACAGGTTCAAACTTCTGTAAATTCAGATGCAGCTCTAGGTAGTAGAGAACAGAACTATCACTCTGTAAAAAACTACCCTATAAACTATCCTGAATTCGGGGCAGCATTCCCGACGTTCTTTAACTATCCACATTTAAAAAATGGACAACAAAGTGCTTACAGTCCGGTATATCCTACACAAACGTATTACCCGGAATTATCCGTTCCTCCGCATTACATGAAGAATGATCGTGCTCCGTACGCTACAGCAAAAGACACGGATTGCCCACAATTTCATCCCAATCCTCTAAAGGAAGCGCCACAAAAAAATTGATCTGGTAATTATTGTCTACATGCAGTAAAGCAATTCTTCCGTTGTTTGAAATAGATTTGCAATCGGTACCTATTGCTTATCTAATGGCCTATTCGTTTTTTACTGTGCACTACCTCTGTGTaatcggtgctacactcattcaaatttGGGGGTCAGTCTAACTTTTTTTCCATAACACCAGTATAGAATAGCCTCAGGATAAAACAAAATTGATATAATAGtgctacacgcagaaaaaaacagAATAAATTGGAATTGGTTTTATTTgacaattttcccgtttgatatagtgacaaacaagattcaggtttgatgTAATCAATAATGTTGCTTGGAATTACcaacaaattcatttgttggcttttcaatagtttcaacaaatatttcgatttgaaaaaataatatgataAGTTTAACCTATCAAACAGGTTCgaagaaaccaaaaaaaaaaatctcagtaTTACCCAAAGGAGAGAataactcaaatttagttgaaatcaaacaaagattctgttgcTTTTAGCTAGATctaacaaatattaaaaaaaggcCTGATTATTCTGCGTGTATAATAGTGCCGCTATAGCCGTAACTGTCCCATGTGATATGGGATGCCGTATACACAAGCGACAATTATGTGTAGAGCGGCAGTGTAGTGCTACGGCAAAATCGAAAACGCCGCTAATTTAAACATGTGGTTTTGCCTACATTTTAAATAACTTCTTTTATTGTGCTTAAAATATCGCAAGTTGGATTTATCCTTGTGAAATAGAGAGTACAAAATATTTCTACCATAGGATTTCTTAGAGTTGATCTGTTTTGAGTTGTTCAAATACCTTTCAATTACGTTCCAGATTGGATTTAACTGCATTTGGTTATTTTCGACTGTTCAGTGGTAGTGTATACAATACACCGCGTTGATAACACTGCGTTAAGAAGATACCAAGTAACAGTCTGATGGGACCAAAAATGTACTCAAAGAAACAcactttttcttttaatttgttgaaacacGTTTTCGTTTAAATGAGAAAACTTACTTAAACGAGTTAGATATTTGGTATTATTTTCGATATTCTACCATGTATTACTTAGTAAAGCTGCATTTTATTGACGGGACCAAATTATAACAATTTCCCATTCACACAGGCTGAATACTAGATAATAAACAATATCGATAGGACAAAAAGTTGTCGTACGAAGTAatgaaatattaattttttcatcCATTACTTTTCAGAGCACACGATGCCGTCTACTATTACTACATTACACACCTACGATACCGAATATTCCGCCGACTCTGTAGAATGGTGTCCCCACAGTCCGCATCGGCATTTGTTTGTGTGTGGAACATATCAACTGGACAAGGATGAAACGAACAACAGCGGCTCTAGTCAGACAACCCGCAAGGGACGAATACTGCTTTTCAGCTACAACATAGAATCAAATTCCTTAACTCTTAAACAAACGATCGAAACATCGGCCATTCTAGACCAGAAATGGCACCAGCGAAAACCTTTGCTGGCAGTCGTAAACGCCAATAGTGAGGTGATATTGTACAATCTATCTTCAGAAGATCAGTTGATTCAAACAGATGTTCTCAAGATTCCAATACAAGACGAAGGGGAACAATTGGCCCTTTCATTAGATTGGACAACGCGAGGAGATAGAGCATTAGTCAGTGATTCGAAAGGAGGAATTTCAGTTATCGGAGTTGACGACCACGGAATGCATCAACAAAATCGTTGGAAGGCGCACAATTTTGAAGCGTGGACATGTGCCTTTGACAAATCCAATGATAATATTGTGTATACAGGTATAACTTTTCAGTATTGAACTTggtgttgaaaatatgaaatttaatgATTATTTTAGGTGGAGATGATGCTGTACTATGTATCTACGATATTCGATGTCTCGAGACTCCGATTGTACAAAATAAGAGTCATGATGCCGGTATCACGTCATTGCTTGCTTTTCAACACGTTGAACATCTGCTTGCTACTGGTAGTTATGATGATAATGTAAGAATCTTCGACACGAGGTTCATGAAATCACCCGCCAGTCAAATCAATCTCGGAGGAGGCATTTGGAGGATGAAATCAAATTACTATTACCCGGATCAAATACTTTGCGCATGCATGTATCATAACTTTAGTATTATCAACATAAAAAAAGATTATAGCATTGTACTTGATTCGGAG encodes:
- the LOC131683349 gene encoding uncharacterized protein C05D11.13-like isoform X2; translation: MNPQFPSHQPNLYNIVPTQLSQPLPIPPTEAPVDVSQANLTKAQRRMLGESEAARAKRLAKNAERMRQKRATETYDEYKIRLAKNAETNRRRRQNETEAERALRHMRNAMRQRLRRAMETPEQKAIRKARLAQRMREIRANETPEQRKLRLEKGAARARHKFLSETSDERTERNRKKAEYARTFRNTKQQNQPDQIEDLATKSATQSSSDIKSEQAATNSVNPLQQVQTSVNSDAALGSREQNYHSVKNYPINYPEFGAAFPTFFNYPHLKNGQQSAYSPVYPTQTYYPELSVPPHYMKNDRAPYATAKDTDCPQFHPNPLKEAPQKN
- the LOC131683349 gene encoding diphthine methyltransferase-like isoform X1, whose translation is MPSTITTLHTYDTEYSADSVEWCPHSPHRHLFVCGTYQLDKDETNNSGSSQTTRKGRILLFSYNIESNSLTLKQTIETSAILDQKWHQRKPLLAVVNANSEVILYNLSSEDQLIQTDVLKIPIQDEGEQLALSLDWTTRGDRALVSDSKGGISVIGVDDHGMHQQNRWKAHNFEAWTCAFDKSNDNIVYTGGDDAVLCIYDIRCLETPIVQNKSHDAGITSLLAFQHVEHLLATGSYDDNVRIFDTRFMKSPASQINLGGGIWRMKSNYYYPDQILCACMYHNFSIINIKKDYSIVLDSEYNEHNSICYGCDWSYDPNECESKLFASCSFYDHKLCLAVLNTQK